One Triticum dicoccoides isolate Atlit2015 ecotype Zavitan chromosome 3B, WEW_v2.0, whole genome shotgun sequence genomic window, tattaCTCCCTAGAAGTTGGAACTTTTTTTGACCAGAATACAACCATGGAGTTACATAATGTTAGCCTCAAACTAACCAATTAGCCAATTACTCAGTCATTATTTTTTATGAATTCTTTATGTTAGATGGTGTTTACTGAGTAAGAAATTCTTCACCGCACCTTGGAGCCTTCATAAAGGAAAAAAAAGGTGAATCCAATTCTTATGTGCtaggctattatctcttatttgtCTCTTTAAAGGCTTCTTTCGTTCTTTCCCCTTTGCATCATCAGGTTAGTATTTCCTCTTTTTGATTGTGCATTTTGTAAGCTCATCGACGATCCAAAGCCATTGACACCGTTTAAGATGCATTTTGTAAGCTCATCGACGATCCAAAGCCATTGACACCGTTTaagtataatactccctccgtccggtgagCAGTGTACATTTGGCTTAAAAGTTTGTTCACAAAAGATCCAATGCATTTTAAAGTAAAAAAAATGTTTCTCCCTCATCACACGGTAAACAAGACCAATAAAAATTGTACATGGTCTTCTTAATTTATACATGCATTTAGATCATTCGGGGTtgggtaattaaagaggagagagatggtgACTCGCACCTTCTtaatgtattttttttacttcactCCATAATTTGCCATAAAATTTCTCTACATATACTTTTCACCTGACTTGAAGCACACCATTCTCTTATCTCTCACACGTTTTATGGTACTGAAACTGTAGTTCATACTTTACTGCCAATACAAGTGAAGGAAAAAAAAACACCCCATCTCTGAAAAACGGCGCGACAAGGCTTGCATCAGCCACTAGTACATTATCATTTTTCCTGTTACCACTATGTAGAAACCATTAAATAATCCCATTACTCATTGGTGAGCGTTGCTAGCCATCTATTTTGATCTAAAATCATCTTGTCTTGAATAAGAAAGAACATGGCAAGCAGATATAAAAGTGTTTCTATTCACGAACAGGTAGGTATAAAAAATTAGAGATAAATGAAAgggatatttttatttttttaaaaccaaCCATCAAATTGATTTTTTTAGCTCTGTATACTCAATGCCTCTGTGGGCTTTGCCGTGCCGAGATGATTatgccgggccgggccgggtcgggccgTTTGGCCAGCTCTGCATCGATCTCCTCTCACTAGTGAGTAGCGAGACCCCTAAAAAAAACTAGTGAGTAGTGAGGCCATTGGCATCGACTCTTCTTCACTCACTGTCTCACTCCATCGACAGACCTGCCTCGATCCCCTTTCTTACCCAACGCACCGCGGCGCTGCGGCTGCCCGTTGTCACACTCGAGAACGTCTGCCGCGAGGTCCCGCTTACTGTGAGCTAGGTCAAGTCAGTGTCCGCGGCGTCTATCGTATGGCGTAAAACGACAAACTTATACTCCTTCTGttcgagatttcaaatggactatcacatatggatgtatatagacatattttgcagtgtagattcactcattttacttcatATATAGTCACCTGTTGAATatctagaaagataaatatttagaaatGGAAGGAGTAAAAAACACAACCTTCTTTAAAAAGACGAAAATACCCACGGAACAGACGACTCGGCATACACCGAGCCGAGCACACGTGCATGCCCGGCTCAAACATAGTAACACCCCACCTTACGCGAGCGAACTACCTCATCAGAGGGACTTCATGCGCGAGCAAGCGTCACATGCACACCGTCCAGATAGATCAAACAACACAGAGAGCCCATGCGGCACATCACCACGAAACGAATGGCGCAGAGGGCACCCTCGTCCGTGAAtagggctgcaaacgagtcgagcTCGAGCGAGTTGGAGTTGGCTCAGCTCAACTCATATAAAAATCCGAGCGAACTCAAATTAAGTGAAGCTCATGATCGAGCTGTAGAACAGGACTCATGCTCAGCTTGTAACGATCTTGAATTGATCTCGATCTAGTTTCGAGCTAAACGAGATGGTAAAAATTATAAATCTatggatgaaaaacaaaaaaaatataaagGTGGATATGCTGGGAACCTTTGCCAAAAATATAGAAGATTTAACACATAGTCGACCACGTGCCATAATTAGGCCTAAATCTTGTCTGCACTTAATTAAGTTACCATGTTCGTTGGTAAATAAAATTGAGAAAAATCATGGACaacatatatggtaataaattatctTCCTTTCCATTTAATATATGGCATGATCATTTAACATAAGATATATTGTTGAGCTATCGAGCTAAAATTGAGCGAGCCAACATTGGCTCAAGATCAGCTCGTTTCTTGATCGAGCTACATAAAGTGTTCAAACTCAGCTTGTTTcttttcgagtcgatctcgagtcAAGTCAAAAAATGAGTGATCTCGAGCGGCTCACGAGTCTCGAGCTTTTCTTGTAGCCCTATCCGTGAAGCCCCACAGGGAAGCGGGTACAGACAATCAAAGAGGAAGTAATTAGCCACGGTCCGGCCAAAAATTGACTTTTGAGCACGGGTGCAGCGAAGCACTttattgagaagttcaaagaactaCATTTAGCTTTCTTCTACTGTTAGATCAACTCCAACGCACTGACCTAAATGAACAACtcttttgtccgctttttgtctgTTTGGGTTGGCCGCCCGTCCGGCGTCCGCTTGGTTTGAGATTTGGGTCCGCAGTGCGTCCAATGCACTGACCCGCTGCCCTTTTTCATCATATAGCACAAAAATTGCATTATTTCACACACAACTTTTGCATCATTTCACATAGTCCGCAGCCAAATAAATAGCATAGTTTCAACCAAATAAATAGCGTAGTTTTACAAGCCGAATAAAAGTAAAAtgtctcacatagttttgcaagcTGAATAAAAAAGATACATTACCAACATGAGCCCACacatgctcaaccaaattattttgCAGATGTGAGTTTTCCAATCACGCATGTCATGATGAAATTGGATGAACTGTTCAAACGTTGCTGCTctttcatgctcaggcacaacattctcaccctgaaaacTGAAATccttgatcgtacagacgttccgGACGCTCATCTTctatgatcatattgtgcatgatcacacaagcagtcatcacctcccacagtttATGCGTGCTCCAAGTATTAGCAGGATATCGAACGATGCCCCTTTGAGATTGCAAAACACTAAAGGCACGCTCgacgtccttcctagcactctcttgctcttgggcaaatcttttcctcttctctccgacagggttggagattgtcttcacaatagtggtccactgaggatagatatcgTCATCCGCGTAGTATCATTTGTCGTAGTTGTGGCTGTTGatagtaaagttcaccggtgggctgttgcctttggcaagcctagcaaacaccggcgagcgctgaagcaTTGTGTGATCCGGCCATGCCAAAAAAAGAGTGCCAGATCCACAGATCTTTAGATGCCACggcctcaagtatgacagtgcaagctctgacatggcccttatactgccATTGCCAAGCTgaaggacagttcttccactcccagtgcatgcaaTCTATGTTGCTAAGCATCTCtgggaagcccctgctggcattcatcgccaacaaacgggttGTATCTTTAAGAGTcgtctctctcaagtactcagggccaaacacaataATAatagccttgcagaacttatacagggagTCTAGGCATGTAGCTTCTATAGGCTCTTGTAAATGTATCAGAGGTAAGAGTGCCAATTGTGCAGAAGTCTTCAAATATAAATTCTCGAGAGAAGCCCCCCGCTATCGGATCTCCTTGATCAACACAGACACTGGGACATCGAGGCAGTAAGGAGGAATTTCTTTTGCACCGGACGCAACCGCTATACTGAATATTTTGTTGCGTGTGTTCGGAGTGGAAGGCACTTTGAGCTGGGCATTAGAAAGATCAGGTGAATATTCAGTCAAAACAGCATACCATGCTCTTGTCACTCATAATGAGCATTGTACTCTAGAGGAAGGAACGACGACAGGGATTTCATCGTCATATGTTCACCTTTGGTCTGCTCTATTGAAACTCAAGGTTAAACCGATAGTTCAGGTATTTTGGTGGAGAGTTCTTCGAGGAATACTCCATGACTATGCTACATTGAAGCATCGCCACAGTAGGCGTATTGCAAGGTGTGATCTTTGCGAAGCAATGGATGAAAACATGATGCATGCCCATGTGTCCTGTTCCCATGCTAGGAGGGTGTGTTTTGTAGCGGTTCTCACCATATCATTGCTGTTCCCTCTTGAGACATGCTGAGTACATGCATTGTTGTTATTTAGTAGCGGTGTATCTGCTGAGACATGCTGAGCCGAGACTTTGTTTGGCACCCTACATGTGTTTAGACTTTAGATATGTCGaacaattttgaattttgaataacttttttttgaatggtgaacaaaatttgagaaacatGGAAAAAAGTCAACACATTTGGCAttccatttttttaaattttttgaaaaattaaatgaaatttgaaattccaaacattttttttgaaattctgaaggttttttttgaatttaaacaaaatttgaaattctgaacattttttgagaaTTTAAATAAATTTTGAAATACTGAACATTTTTTAGAATTTAAACAACTTCTGAAATTCTGAATAGTTTTTGAAAACTTAAATAAAATTGAAATTATGAACCTTTTTTGAGAATTTAAACAAAATTTAGAACTATAAACATTTTTTGAGGGCCGGGGAGAGCATGGCTACCTCCATGCACCCTATCTGGGCGCACCCTACATGGCCAATAGGCCTTTTTTGCATGAGATGGGCATAGTTTAGGTGAGTCCATACCCCCTGCCAAACAGTCAAAAGTGGGTTCTGTATGGAACTTTTGAGCTcatgcaccctaccaaacacaccctattgGATGTCAACAAGAGAGGCCGTGGATGTCATCTACCTCGCCTCCACCCGGATACATGGACTCACGATATTGTGCTTGATCAAAGGTTTGCTGATAAGGATAGATGCAAAATCATTACGGTGATGCATACTATCTGGACATCTGGCAACATATGGACACATGAATAAGAGCCCTTTGATCCGGTTCATGCGGTCAAGAGGGTAAGAGATGACCTGTCAGTACTGGACAAGCCTTTAGACGAACGACGTGTGCATCAAGGGCAGTGTTGGAAACCATCTGATCCAGGTTGGGTAAAGATCAATACTAACGGTGCCATTGATTGCACTCTCagaatggaggtggaggaggtataAGTAGACCACACCTTTCTTTCCAAGGAGCTTGAAGTAAACCTTTTCCAGGAGTCACCGGTATGTTTATAACTGAAGTACTGGCTTTGCGATAAGGTGTAGTACTCGTCGGTTCTCGCATGTTATAATGAATGGGATTATTTAGAGGTTGTCAACCTCTAGTCTTCAGGGCACAATGATAGTTCACTGTGCCGCCTATTTTCAATGAGGGAAGCCAACACTCCGACTGATTTATGTGCTAAGCACGCTACTAGTCTTATACAAGCGCTGATTGCTGGATTGATGAAAGTTCGAGGTTCCTTGTTAGAACCCCTGCGACCGATTGTAACCAAATTTCTACAGTATTAAGCAATAAAGATCCCTGAGTTTTGAGTGAAAATCAAAATGTGTGCATCTATCTATAAGAAAACGAGAACTGATCGCTTGCTTTGTTACTCATATTACGGGCTTGATGGGCCCTCGTTTTTAGTTCGGGTTGGACTTGGATGGGCCACGGCTAGGAGCCCAGCAAGGGGAGGCAATCTCGGATCTTTTCTATTCACTCCATCGTCGACCTGCCTCGATCCCCTTTCTACCCAAATCCTGAACCCACGGAATGGAGGGCGAGACGCAGCCGCCGCCGGACAGTATGGAAGGCGAGGCGCGGCCGCCGCCGGCGTGCGTATCCAAGGTGCTCGACGACGACGACCTCCTGACGGAGATCATCATCCGCGTCGGCTTCCCCACCAGCCTCGTCCGCGCCGCCTGCGTCTGCAggcgctggctcagccacgcctccGACCGCGCATTTCTCCGCCGTTTCCGGGAGCTCCACCCGCCAAGACTCCTCGGCTTCTACCTTGCACAAGGCTATCCGTACGACGCCGCACGCTTCTTCCCGATGCTGCCTCAGCCCCCGGAGCTCGCTGCTGTCATCCGCCGCACAAACTTCAGCCAGAGGCCATTCTTTTCCAAAGAAGAAGGGGGTACCATGGTGGGCTGCTCCAACGGCCGCGTCATCACCCGCCGCCTAAACTTCAGCGTCCTCAACAACTGCGTCCTCGCCTACGAGCTTGTATTTGCAGTGCACAGCCCACTGTGCTATGACTATGACCATGGTATGGCCATCCTCCCAGGATTACAGCTCGGAATGCCCTGTTTGTACAATTGGGCACAACTCTTCTCCAAAGAAGAAAGGGATGGCTCGTCCTACTTTTATGTCACCGTGGAGGATACCATGGAACCTAAGATGAATGTGTATATGTGGCAAGCTGGTGATGATGCCTGGCACAAACATCTCACCTTGGGGTCAGACCGTCTTTTGCATCCACAATCTACTCCCAAAGGCGTACTCGTTGACAACAAAATCTATTTTGCGGCCGACAATGCAATTGTTATCCTGGATTTGACATCCTCAATCTTATTGACAACTCAGCTCCCACACGGGGTGGATTTTGATCTAGGCACCACCATGTTGTCGCGGGTCAATGATGGTTCTGGTCTATATCTCATCCATATCAAGGAGCTTCAACTTCATATCTGGCTCCACAATGGGGACAATTGGTTGCTGGTGGACACCATTTGCTTGAGCGAAACATTTGCTGGTTTGCTTGAGGATGA contains:
- the LOC119278378 gene encoding uncharacterized protein LOC119278378; this encodes MEGETQPPPDSMEGEARPPPACVSKVLDDDDLLTEIIIRVGFPTSLVRAACVCRRWLSHASDRAFLRRFRELHPPRLLGFYLAQGYPYDAARFFPMLPQPPELAAVIRRTNFSQRPFFSKEEGGTMVGCSNGRVITRRLNFSVLNNCVLAYELVFAVHSPLCYDYDHGMAILPGLQLGMPCLYNWAQLFSKEERDGSSYFYVTVEDTMEPKMNVYMWQAGDDAWHKHLTLGSDRLLHPQSTPKGVLVDNKIYFAADNAIVILDLTSSILLTTQLPHGVDFDLGTTMLSRVNDGSGLYLIHIKELQLHIWLHNGDNWLLVDTICLSETFAGLLEDELTVDIRINHVGDYNGFVFLEMGRSVLYLDVNRRTLCKAYEMTTEEKCLGDIYPFMMTWPPIFPTLSPARNAT